The Staphylococcus sp. 17KM0847 DNA segment CGTCTTCTTGATTCGCATAGATCGTTAACAACGACTCACCCTTTTCTACTGTGTCGCCTACTTTTTTGTGCAATACTAAACCTACTGCTAAATCAATCGTATCTTCTTTCGTTTGACGTCCCGCACCTAACATCATAGAGGCAATCCCTATTTCATTAGCGATCATCTCAGAAACCACACCTGATTGTTGTGCTGGTAATTCAAAAGTAAATTGTGCCGTTGGAAGTTTTGATGGATCATCCACAACTGATGCATCGCCACCCTGATTACTTAAAAATGTTTTGAACTTTTCAAGTGCTTTACCATTTTCTATAACACCTAATAGTTGTGTTCGCGCTTCCTCCAATGTAGATGCCTTTTCTGCCAGAACAACCATTTGTGAGCCGAGTGTAAGTACAAGCTCTGTTAAATCTTCAGGTCCTTCACCTTTTAATGTATCGATGGCCTCTTTCAACTCTAATGCATTACCAATCGCTCGTCCAAGAGGTTGTCCCATATCCGAAATAATAGCCATTGTATTGCGACCGACTTGATTACCGATTTTAACCATGGCATGTGCCAATTGTTCTGCATCTTCTACTGTTTTCATAAATGCGCCATTTCCTGTTTTAACATCTAATACAATCGCATCTGCACCCGCTGCAATTTTTTTACTCATAATAGACGAAGCAATTAAAGGAATAGAATTGACTGTTCCTGTCACATCACGTAATGCATAAATTTTTTTATCTGCCGGTGTTAAGTTACCCGTCTGACCAATAACTGCAAGGTGATCTTCATTTACAAGCTTAATAAATTCGTCTTCTGCGATCTCAACATGAAAGCCATCCACTGCCTCTAACTTATCAATGGTTCCACCTGTATGACCTAATCCGCGTCCACTCATCTTTGCTACTGGGATATCTAATGCTGCAACGAGTGGTGCAAGTACAAGTGTTGTTGTATCACCCACACCCCCTGTTGAATGTTTATCTACTTTAATGCCTTTAATCTCTGAGAGGTCGATTTGATCACCAGACTTTACCATTGCCATTGTCAGGTCTGCTCTCTCTTCATCTGTCATATCTTGGAAAAAAATAGCCATTGCTAAACTCGACATTTGATAATCTGGAATATCACCCTTTGTATAGCCATCTACAAAAAATTGAATTTCTTCTGTTGTTAAAGCATGTCCGTCTCTTTTTTTGGCGATAATGTCTACCATTCTCATGATTATTCTCCTCTTCTCTCTACATAATTGGAATTTGAATAAAGCTGTTCACATCATTATAAGCTTTGATTCATTCCTTTTTGTAAGCCTTTTCCTCTTTTATTATAAATGATTTCATCCCATTTGATAAATGTTATGAGAAGTGAAAATTTTAATATAAATATTATCTTCATCTTATGCACTTCAAAATATTAACTCTAATCGACATTTGATAGTCGGTCTGTTATCTTTAAAGTGATAACATTAATAAGATAAAGGAGCTGTTTGTTATGACACAAGGTACACCACATATTCAACCTAATGGTACAAAGATTGCTAAAACTGTTTTAATGCCCGGAGATCCTTTACGTGCAAAATATATTGCAGATCACTTTCTAGAAAATGTTGAACAATTTAATGAAGTTCGCAATATGTTTGGATATACAGGCACATATAAAGGTAAAGAAGTTTCAGTCATGGGTTCCGGTATGGGCATACCAAGTATTGGTATTTATTCATATGAACTTTATAATTTCTTCGATGTAGATACAATTATTCGTATTGGATCATGTGGTGCGATGCAAGATGATATTCAATTATATGACATTATTATCGCACAGGGCGCATCAACAAACTCTAACTATGTTGATCAATTCCAAATTCCAGGTCACTTTGCGCCACTCGCAGATTTTGACTTAATTGTAAAAGCAAAAAATACAGCAGATAGAATCGGTGCACGTACACACGTTGGAAACGTCTTGTCTTCAGATACATTCTATAATGCTAACCCAGACTTTAATCAAAAATGGATTGACATGGGCATCTTAGGTGTAGAGATGGAGTCTGCAGGTCTCTACTTAAATGCGATTAAAGCGGGTAAAAAAGCTTTGGGTCTCTTCACTGTATCAGACCACTTATTACGTGATGAAGCGACGACACCAGAAGAACGCCAAAACTCATTTACACAGATGATGGAAGTTGCACTAGAAATCGCTGAGTAATCATTACAAAACATGGGACGGCAAATAAGATAAAACAATCTTTTTGAGCTATTAAGATTTTTATCCTTATCCGTCCCAATTTATTGATATAAAGTTTCACTATCATGTATATTGATAGGCATTGTTCTCTTTTTATTTTAATGCTTGATCTACTTCTTCTCTCGTGGGAATTCCTCCTTGCGCGCCAAGCTTAGAAACAGCAAAGCAAGACGCCATATTGGCAAAATACAATGCTTCAGATAACGTCTTTTCTTCACTTAACGCCACCGCAAATGCACCATTAAATGTATCACCTGCTCCAGTCGTATCTATAGCTTTACATTGATAAGCAGGAATAATATGCTTATTTTGATCATAATACGCCACACCTTTTTCACCTAATGTAACAATTAATTGATTTGGATAATCTTTTATCGCCTCATCCCATGGCTTTCCAAATAACTTCTGGCATTCATACTCATTAGGTGTTAAATATGTAACTTTATCCAATAACTTAGCATCTATTGCTCGATATGGGGCAGGATTCAAAATAACTTTCAATCCTAACTCTACTGCCTTTTCAATAACTGCTTCTACTGTATTTGAAGGTATTTCCTGCTGCATTACAACAATATCGCCTTTATCAAATCGCGTTAAGAGTGGAACGACTATTTCTGGTGTAATAGCATTATTTGCTGCCGGTACGACAACAATGCGATTATCTTGATCGTATAATGTAATATGTGCAGTTCCGGAGTGTTCTCCTTTTACTACTTGCACATGTGACGTGTTAACATCGTACTGACGCAAATTCGTTAAAATTTCTTGACCAAAAGCATCTTGACCTACTGCACCAATCATATAGACTTCCTGAGTTTTGGCCAACTTTGCTGCTGATACTGCCTGATTTGCCCCTTTACCTCCCGGCGCCATAAAAAATGATGTGCCTAGAATCGTTTCACCTTGTTCTGGTAAAGCATCTGTACATACTGTCAAATCCATTGAGGCACTTCCTATTACAATAATATGTTTGTTCATAAGCCACCCCTTTCTATTCTATAAAGAATGATTGTTCATATTGTGTTGCTTTTATCCATTCTGCTCGCCATAACTTATTTCTATTTTCTGCAAAAGTTCTATAACCTAAATTACGAATAGGCTTTGGAACGATCCACAATAATGCACTCAACCACTTATAGTGATCTAGCGTATAAAGCATACGAATAATTGCCGTAGACTCATAAGTTAAGTGATCACCTTCTTGCAGTATCACACTATTATAATGTACTGTTTCTGGATGTGTTTTTTCTAGCAGGCGACCTGCTTTACTATTAAGAGGTATAAATTGATAATTTCTAGGTAAACCTTGACGTATAAGCCAAATGGCATAGTTATAACAATAAACACAACTGTCATCATAATAAATAATTGGCACTTTAATCACCTCATCTCTATACTAACTTTTATTATCGAGAATAGAAATTAAAAAGCTAAAACATCCTTTAAATGCCTTAGCTTTTCTCTATTTATTATTCAACTGCTTCTTGCTGACGATAATATGTTTGTTGTTCTTCTGTCATTTTCACAATTTTAAAACCTATAAATGCATAAAGAATTGAAATTAATGGAACAATGTAGTTTAAAATTGCGAATGGTGCATATTGCCATACTTCAACATTTAGTGTAGTCAAAATAAACACACCACATGTATTCCATGGAACAAAGACTGATGTTAATGTTCCACCATCTTCTAATGCTCGTGACAAGTTTTTAGGATGCAATCCTTTATCAATAAACGTAGAAACATACATACGTGATGGTACAATAATTGAAATATATTGTTCAGAACAAGATAAGTTTGTACCAAAACACGAAATAATAACCGACGCAATAAGTGTTCCTGTATTTTTAGCAAACTTTAATACAACAGAAATTAATGCTTTTAACATACCTGAGTATTCTAGCAATCCTCCAAATGTCATAGCAACAAGTGTTAGAGAAATTGTATAGAACATAGACTCAAGGCCACCACGATTAAACAGTTGGTCTATAATTTTATTTCCTGATTCTAACTCATAGCCTGTTTGAAGTGCTTTCACTGCATCTGCCAATGAGTCTCCTTGAACGCCAATTTGTGTAAAGAAACCTAAAACAATCCCTAAAACG contains these protein-coding regions:
- a CDS encoding pyrimidine-nucleoside phosphorylase, with the translated sequence MRMVDIIAKKRDGHALTTEEIQFFVDGYTKGDIPDYQMSSLAMAIFFQDMTDEERADLTMAMVKSGDQIDLSEIKGIKVDKHSTGGVGDTTTLVLAPLVAALDIPVAKMSGRGLGHTGGTIDKLEAVDGFHVEIAEDEFIKLVNEDHLAVIGQTGNLTPADKKIYALRDVTGTVNSIPLIASSIMSKKIAAGADAIVLDVKTGNGAFMKTVEDAEQLAHAMVKIGNQVGRNTMAIISDMGQPLGRAIGNALELKEAIDTLKGEGPEDLTELVLTLGSQMVVLAEKASTLEEARTQLLGVIENGKALEKFKTFLSNQGGDASVVDDPSKLPTAQFTFELPAQQSGVVSEMIANEIGIASMMLGAGRQTKEDTIDLAVGLVLHKKVGDTVEKGESLLTIYANQEDVEQVKQKLYDNITIADHGEVPTLIHKVITE
- the deoD gene encoding purine-nucleoside phosphorylase, whose amino-acid sequence is MTQGTPHIQPNGTKIAKTVLMPGDPLRAKYIADHFLENVEQFNEVRNMFGYTGTYKGKEVSVMGSGMGIPSIGIYSYELYNFFDVDTIIRIGSCGAMQDDIQLYDIIIAQGASTNSNYVDQFQIPGHFAPLADFDLIVKAKNTADRIGARTHVGNVLSSDTFYNANPDFNQKWIDMGILGVEMESAGLYLNAIKAGKKALGLFTVSDHLLRDEATTPEERQNSFTQMMEVALEIAE
- the rbsK gene encoding ribokinase, with product MNKHIIVIGSASMDLTVCTDALPEQGETILGTSFFMAPGGKGANQAVSAAKLAKTQEVYMIGAVGQDAFGQEILTNLRQYDVNTSHVQVVKGEHSGTAHITLYDQDNRIVVVPAANNAITPEIVVPLLTRFDKGDIVVMQQEIPSNTVEAVIEKAVELGLKVILNPAPYRAIDAKLLDKVTYLTPNEYECQKLFGKPWDEAIKDYPNQLIVTLGEKGVAYYDQNKHIIPAYQCKAIDTTGAGDTFNGAFAVALSEEKTLSEALYFANMASCFAVSKLGAQGGIPTREEVDQALK
- a CDS encoding DUF393 domain-containing protein, yielding MPIIYYDDSCVYCYNYAIWLIRQGLPRNYQFIPLNSKAGRLLEKTHPETVHYNSVILQEGDHLTYESTAIIRMLYTLDHYKWLSALLWIVPKPIRNLGYRTFAENRNKLWRAEWIKATQYEQSFFIE